The Mercenaria mercenaria strain notata chromosome 6, MADL_Memer_1, whole genome shotgun sequence genome contains the following window.
AAGAGAGATAATCAGTGAATTACTGCAAGGCTTATTCACCGTCATTGATTGCTCTTTTTTTTAACTCCAAGGTATTCTGTCCGATCCGTACACGTCAGTAAGTGTCGAAATCGCTAAAGGCAAACAGCGTAATtgaataaaaattgttgattgtCATTGGTCCGTAATTATATAATCAAGAATGTTTGGATTACTTATTGATAATGCATACTGTGTATATTTTTTCTTACTTGACTTACACAGGTTACTTTGACTGATACCTTTGATAGGTTTGAGTGCATCAGGccattatttttaatatacaaatgagtgtatttctttatttgcacTTATTAACTAATACAGTGACCGCTAAATATTTTGGAAcatgctttacctattttgtctTTCGCTTGGCGTATTACATTTGAATTTCTGTAAAATttatttgcacattttatatgttGAATTCATACAATTCAAAACGGTTATTTCCTTTTATTCTTTGTTGAGTAACATTTAAGTCCATCCGCTTAGTATCAGTGTGATATTGTAAAATATGAGAAATCGATTCGTCAGTTTAACTTTTCATTGCGGTGACAAGTACGGAATTTTAGTGTTTGATTACCCTATACATTCACTACTATGACACACACGCGGGCTATCATGACAGAGGATAATTACATTAAGAAGGCATTATTTCGGCACttttaatcaaaggaaaagatgaAAGGGTTTAATGCGAAAAAACTGGTACGGCCGATATTATGCTTGGCCAAAAATGTGGTCCGGCTGCGACGACCTTGAACATAGTATCGTGCAAACAAACCAATTCCACAACATCGCTTGTCGGTAAATTGCTGTCATTTTACATTATATAGCGCTAGAACCTTCAGCCCGTACGTCTTAACGTCACTGAATAAACtgagaacacattttttttccatcacttatttctgttttataatgaATAACCAGGAGCAACTAAAGTATATgcaattaaagattttttttcactgcGGGTGTAGATCGTTTTAAATATATACTGTAATCCTTATATAGCTAAAAGGAGTCCTGTCAACTCACCGTTGATATTCTTGCTTCGCACGTTATATTTTGCTCCAAAGTAGACTGTTCCTTATATCCTTACATTCAAGGGACAGGATCTCGTAGCAGACAGGGTCAAAGAAGCACTGTAACGGATGACACCCTGGCACCCTTAACATTTTTCAAAGTAATCAGAGTAGAATCTATACTCTGTAACTTCTTTATAGTACATACCTGTAGTTTCCAATGAAAAAGTATGCATTCTAAAATGGTGTAAATTGTTCAAAACGAGCGCTATAGTGTTTgtgatttttgtttaatatttacagaaatgCAGAGAGTAAGTCAAAAGGTCGCTATAATTTGATTGTTAAAGATGACTTATGAACTAGTCTCCTCTACACTACATGCAGACTAACTATAGCGAAAGCTGATAAACTCTTGTCCTGGACCACCATTTGTCTTAGCGTCTtgaataaatacatgttttatcataattatggaGAGAAGATATCGACGAAATCATACAGCTATTTTGTAAATTTCACAACTATTAGTAGAAAACTGGAAACTCCACGGGTCgcacaacacgacaaaaatgaaaatatttcaggctcggtgtgattgagcctgttcatgtaaagtagtggaaatgcatgctaccgtccgcgTCCTCTATcaccaggttgagcagaactcaaaatcTTTACAcgttacaagtaccaaaacacaattagagacatccgcagatgtgttcatacggcggtgtacacggaaccttcaatgatattcAATCAGTAATGTATTAAAAGACCTCATGCTTAAAATAGCATGTCCAAATTGTTAAATTGCatattttcaaaggaaaactaaataaaaaatctaTGTCTACATTAATTAGAATTGACGTTCACATACATAGAAGCTGTACACTTAAACAGTAATTTAATACTATAAAACTGAACAGACACACTCGAATGCATAGACCTAAGCGGGCAAGAAGAAGTGTAAAGAATATAGTTCAAACTTGcactaataatttaatttaacatATATGAATAATTTTCCAGGTGTAAGTATTTTCAGTTTGACTATTCCACAATGAATAAATATCaatatactatttttattatcACCATTTTCAATACAAACGTCTTACACACTTTTTCATTTCCTAACTGCTAATGCTACTCATTCTTATCAAGGCTGCTTGACGTTATGTGCATCACGTTGGTTCCGGCAACCACTGCAATACCTGCTTAAAGCGCTTGCTTGATCTTAATATATTTTCCTTATCCTACATTGACTAGTAAAAGCTTGCAGAGAACGCCTCCCCAGCACATTTTTGAAGTTCCAagtaatcatttttttatttcatctttggCATTTTGATATTAACTGTCCTCAACTAAATTAATTGTACGCCTTTTGCATTGATTTCAATTGAAACAATACTTAGTCAGAATTTCTtcaatttcctgttacattaggATTAGTTACACTACAGAGCTCAATACGTTAAGTTCATTGTCCATTGCGTTTTATGTTCATCCGCGGCGAAACTGCAATATACATCATTTGTTCGACCACCTTCCGTACTTCCTCCACTGTCCACCATAGTTTCGGcagatttgttttttctttgggAAACGTCATACCCTTGTTCATTACCAACCACATTCATATTTCTTTGTATGTCTACGTTTTGGCTGTTTTAGGCTTTGCATCTTTTATTAATATGTAAAAAGATAAGCCTATTTTTACAATCAAATACTTATCCAATATTTAAAACGGTGtgacttctttttctttaacatGAATCAGGTATGTTGCCACTGACCACAAAAATCAGTCAGGTAATCCTTATAATTTTAGACGATAATTGATACATAATTTGAAAACTaagacaaatattttataaactgtgcCGTTCTGACATTCTGTTCCCAGTCCTTAAATCATGTCTTCTGACTGTCTCGTGCCGAAACATTTTCCAGTCTGTACATCTATCATCGGAGGCTCACCCAAAGCTAGATGATCTGAATATTAACAAGAAAAGACGCAATACCGGTATGTCCGTACAAACTAAACAATAACACCAATTTGACTTATTTAATTCAAAGAATTCCTGTGATTGAATAAAAGCTAAATaaataagaagatcctttgaaataATAGAATACAACAATCCAATTTATTACATGTTAGACTGAGTCTGATAAAACGTAAAAACACCTATCACTCCCAAGCTCTAGCTTCAGCGGAACTTTATTCTGCATAAAGATTAATAGACTCGATGATTTcaaagaaatacaaaaattaGCAGATATGTGTACAAGTAATTGGACACTATTACAGCCGCCATATGCAGTTTAAGACTGTTGTTGTGATTGTTAATAAAATCCACAAGAAGATCCtgtggaagcatagaatgtaactaAGCAATAttgtagcagactcggtttggcaGTGTCTATTTATGAGAGGTGATAAAATACTGCAACACAATATATCTATACTTactcatttcttcttcattttcatttttcagaaaatctCTTGGCTCATGCTGTCCGTCGCGATCCTGACCATATTCCTCTGCGGATGGTAAATTGTCAAGCAGACGTTGAGTGGCGCCATCGGCATGACGTTGAATCTGAAACCAAAATACGTAAATTGAATTGACTCTTCTTGCTTTAAGTTATCATAAATTTTGTATCTGGTTCGGagacaaaacaatattaaaaacatattttataatcaaGTATGTTCAGTACAAAACTTAAGATGATAATGTAAGATTCCAATACATTTAAGATgtcaaaaaacattttaataccGGTTCGTTATCCCCATGTCCTCCAGTTTCAGGGACTGCTACATTGTCTGGAAGAGGAAAACTTTGCATTATATCCATTTCTATTTCGTGCCGGTTAATTTGCCGTGCATTCCGATGAAAACATAGCAAATTCTTCCTATAGCACACTACTCCAATTCCAACGTTGAATATAATAATGAAAGCGAATGCACTTATCACAACAAGGGTTATATACTTATTGTCTTCTACAACTGCCGTCACAATGTCATCTTTTAGTGGATCTTTCACTATCTTCACTGCATATTCTCTTGGTGGAAGCAATATGTCTGAAACGAGGAAACAGTTTATTTGATGAATTAAAAATCTTAATATAGTCCAAAGAATCATATTTGATATCATTGCTGCTATGAACATAATTTCGCTTTTCCCTTTTAATATAGTAGATGTAACATGTCGTGTAAATGACTTAGCTTTGGACTGTTTTGAAGACTTAAGCAATATTTACGAGAAGGTATTTTGTACCTCTTATTCATAAAATGAGACAGTTTAATCAATTACTGAAAAGTAATTACTGAGACAACTCACAGGGACAGTGAAGTTTACAGGCCCGTGATTGCTTAGATGTTGTTTGCAAACAAACGTTCATACAACTTGTGCACTTGCTGGCCCTTTTACCCATGTACTCGTCAACATCACATTTAAGGAAGGAATCTGCAAAAAGAATTAAGAAACATTTCGTATACACAAAAGTATAGATACAGAAAGGCCGTTAGTTCTCAATAAAATCAAACCATCAGATATCATATAACTTGTTAAAATCAATACCGTGAAATTGTGGTTTGGAGAAAGGAAAATAAACGCTACATACATCCAAACAATTATATACAATTTGAAGTAACTTTATCACTAGAAACCTACGATTTTTTTAATATAGTCGTATTAGCAGAATACATTTGATGCCAACTAACGTAGTGTATAAAAAGTTATATTAGActgaaatttcatatttgaaaataataataattactacatatagtttatgtaaacattatatttataaaCGGAACTATAcattaatttgaaaaaagtacACACTTCAAACATGCGTAGCTTAATGCTCATCGTATAAATGGGTACAGTACTACCACTAAAATCTGAAAGTTTTGCAACAATGGACTGTTGCTACGCGACATGAATCATAAATTTTGCGCTTCGTATGATATAAAattactttatatatttcttgCAATTAGAGTTTCTGCATTCGAAGTAAATATGTAAAGATAAAAATACTTAAGTGGAAGATGGGCATTGGCTAAGTTCTCACATATACAGGGAGCCAGATCAGTAGTTAATACGGTCTAAGCTGCTCAATCAGAAATGTTCCTTAAGTTAAATTAATTGATATAAACTTCAATTTGCCTCACCTCTGCATGTACGTTGTGTAACCGTTCCGACAACACTTTTAAGATCGTTGAAGTTGCGAATGAGTTTGATATGTTCGGTACTGCTCGCTAAATTCTTCAGCTTGTCTGGTATGGCCGAtcaaaaaacaacaatgaaaattttctttttcaaaaggaCCTCTGGAAAACTTTCAATAAGAGTTTTGTCACTGACTAGTAAGTAAAATATCTCTGCTTTGCGCTGCAAAAATGCAACAGGAAAGCTCACATTTACTTCTTTGGCGAGCGCTCTAGCAGTCATTGTTTCTCCTGTAGGGTCCCATTGAACACCCTCTGCCTCTTCTGTCATATTGGGTCTTGAACCGGAAATCGTAAATCGTGTTAT
Protein-coding sequences here:
- the LOC123550163 gene encoding uncharacterized protein LOC123550163, whose product is MGKRASKCTSCMNVCLQTTSKQSRACKLHCPYILLPPREYAVKIVKDPLKDDIVTAVVEDNKYITLVVISAFAFIIIFNVGIGVVCYRKNLLCFHRNARQINRHEIEMDIMQSFPLPDNVAVPETGGHGDNEPIQRHADGATQRLLDNLPSAEEYGQDRDGQHEPRDFLKNENEEEMNHLALGEPPMIDVQTGKCFGTRQSEDMI